From the Vulpes lagopus strain Blue_001 chromosome 22, ASM1834538v1, whole genome shotgun sequence genome, one window contains:
- the LOC121480689 gene encoding C-X-C chemokine receptor type 2-like translates to MTVFMINMWNITDWWESGEDEFGDFTGTPPTEIYSPCKIDTETLNKYAVVVIYALVFVLSLLGNSLVILVVLYSQIGHSVTDVYLLNLAIADLLFALTLPMWAVSKVKGWIFGTPLCKIVSLLKEVNFYSGILLLACISMDRYLAIVHATRRLTQKRHWVKFICLGIWALSLLLSLPIFVFRRAINPPYSSPVCYEDMGANTTKLRIVMRVLPQTFGFIVPLMIMLFCYGLTLHTLFKTHMGQKHRAMRVIFAVVLVFLLCWLPYNLVLVADTLMRFHAIEETCQRRSDIGRALDATEILGFFHSCLNPLIYAFIGQKFRHGLLKIMAFHGLISKEYLPKDSRPSFVGSSSANTSTTF, encoded by the coding sequence ATGACTGTCTTTATGATAAATATGTGGAACATTACGGATTGGTGGGAGTCGGGTGAGGATGAATTTGGAGACTTCACTGGCACACCACCCACAGAAATATATAGTCCCTGTAAGATAGACACTGAGACACTCAACAAGTATGCCGTGGTCGTCATCTATGCCTTGGTCTTTGTGCTGAGCCTGCTGGGAAACTCCCTAGTCATACTGGTTGTCTTATACAGTCAGATCGGCCACTCTGTCACCGACGTCTACCTGCTGAACCTGGCCATAGCTGACCTGCTCTTCGCCCTGACCTTGCCTATGTGGGCTGTCTCCAAGGTAAAGGGCTGGATCTTTGGCACACCCCTGTGCAAGATCGTCTCGCTCCTGAAGGAAGTCAACTTCTACAGTGGTATTCTCCTACTGGCCTGCATCAGCATGGACCGCTACCTGGCCATTGTCCATGCCACCCGCAGGCTGACCCAGAAGAGGCACTGGGTCAAGTTCATATGCTTAGGCATCTGggccctgtccctcctcctgtccctgcccaTCTTCGTCTTCCGCAGGGCCATCAATCCCCCCTACTCCAGCCCAGTCTGCTACGAGGACATGGGTGCCAATACAACAAAATTGCGGATAGTGATGCGGGTCCTGCCCCAGACCTTTGGCTTCATTGTGCCCCTGATGATCATGCTGTTCTGCTATGGGCTCACCCTGCACACCCTGTTTAAGACCCACATGGGACAGAAGCACCGGGCCATGCGGGTTATCTTTGCTGTCGTGCTCGTCTTCCTGCTCTGCTGGCTGCCCTACAACCTGGTCCTGGTCGCAGACACCCTCATGAGGTTCCATGCCATCGAGGAGACCTGTCAGCGCCGCAGTGACATTGGCCGCGCCCTGGATGCCACCGAGATTCTGGGCTTCTTCCACAGCTGCCTTAATCCCCTCATCTATGCCTTCATTGGCCAGAAGTTTCGCCATGGACTCCTCAAGATCATGGCCTTCCATGGGCTCATCAGCAAGGAGTACCTGCCCAAGGACAGCAGGCCTTCCTTTGTGGGCTCTTCTTCAGCGAACACTTCTACTACTTTCTAA
- the LOC121480684 gene encoding C-X-C chemokine receptor type 2, protein MEYINWDNYSLEDLFGDIDNYTYNTEIPLIPADSAPCRPESLDINKYAVVVIYVLVFMLNLLGNSLVIMVVLYSRVSHSVTDVYLLNLAIADLLFALTLPIWAVSKVKGWIFGTPLCKIVSLLKEVNFYSSILLLACISMDRYLAIVHATRTLTQKRHWVKFICLGIWALSLILSLPIFVFRRAINPPYSSPVCYEDMGANTTKLRIVMRVLPQTFGFIVPLMIMLFCYGLTLRTLFEAHMGQKHRAMRVIFAVVLVFLLCWLPYNLVLVADTLMRLHAIEETCQRRSDIGRALDATEILGFFHSCLNPLIYAFIGQKFRHGLLKIMAFHGLISKEYLPKDSRPSFVGSSSANTSTTF, encoded by the coding sequence ATGGAATACATTAACTGGGATAATTACAGCCTGGAGGATCTCTTCGGTGATATTGATAATTACACTTACAACACGGAGATACCCTTAATTCCAGCAGACTCTGCCCCATGCAGGCCAGAATCTCTGGACATCAACAAGTATGCTGTGGTTGTCATCTATGTCCTGGTCTTCATGCTGAACCTGCTGGGAAACTCCCTAGTCATAATGGTTGTCTTATACAGTCGGGTCAGTCACTCTGTCACCGACGTCTACCTGCTGAACCTGGCCATAGCTGACCTGCTCTTCGCCCTGACCTTGCCTATCTGGGCTGTCTCCAAGGTAAAGGGCTGGATCTTTGGCACACCCCTGTGCAAGATCGTCTCGCTCCTGAAGGAAGTCAACTTCTACAGCAGCATCCTGCTGCTGGCCTGCATCAGCATGGACCGCTACCTGGCCATTGTACATGCTACACGCACGCTGACCCAGAAGAGGCACTGGGTCAAGTTCATATGCTTAGGCATCTGGGCCCTGTCCCTCATCCTGTCCCTGCCCATCTTCGTCTTCCGCAGGGCCATCAATCCCCCCTACTCCAGCCCAGTCTGCTACGAAGACATGGGTGCCAATACAACAAAATTGCGGATAGTGATGCGGGTCCTGCCCCAGACCTTTGGCTTCATCGTGCCCCTGATGATCATGCTGTTCTGCTATGGGCTCACCCTGCGCACGCTGTTTGAGGCCCACATGGGGCAGAAGCACCGGGCCATGCGGGTCATCTTTGCTGTCGTGCTCGTCTTCCTGCTCTGTTGGCTGCCCTACAACCTGGTCCTGGTCGCAGACACCCTCATGAGGCTCCATGCCATCGAGGAGACCTGTCAGCGCCGCAGTGACATTGGCCGCGCCCTGGATGCCACCGAGATTCTGGGCTTCTTCCACAGCTGCCTTAATCCCCTCATCTATGCCTTCATTGGCCAGAAGTTTCGCCATGGACTCCTCAAGATCATGGCCTTCCATGGGCTCATCAGCAAGGAGTACCTGCCCAAGGACAGCAGGCCTTCCTTTGTGGGCTCTTCTTCAGCGAACACTTCTACTACTTTCTAA